Proteins from a genomic interval of Indicator indicator isolate 239-I01 chromosome 1, UM_Iind_1.1, whole genome shotgun sequence:
- the UPF3A gene encoding regulator of nonsense transcripts 3A has protein sequence MQEDTSQKNLCPSHPSTAHLGWHAQGLGADASLSSQRYKAPVSLGRATREERNGQHLPSPPHWSSRKRLAPPPGRNGAGNGATDTAQPAPPLPEWGGAAPRAPRPTRARFCRATREFARGFRLAVGSGGSRGGSMRSEREVGPGLTRGGGREKWPMDIPQRRESPRRDPDSAPPNPPQPPPPSPPSALPPPLHSAPVKQREEKKTALSKVVIRRLPPCLTKEQLEEQLHPLPAHDYFEFCTADPSLYPHLYSRAYINFRNPEDILLFRDRFDGYVFIDNKGLEYPAVVEFAPFQKISKKKLKKKDAKAGSIEDDPEYRKFLESYCVDEEKICANPEILLGEIEAKTRELIARRTTPLLEYIKNRKLEKQRIREEKREERRRRELEKKRLREEEKRKRREEERRKRKEVEKQKKISEKEIRIKLLKKPEKGDELTSEKYKEKGEEADIEENKWDKSPGSGSIKHKSLEASLKELKEKSQNDSDKEQRDLERRFREKEPERQRYQLDDGRKHRAHCEFDKFVRRNEEELKWGKGYNQDRGKKGNYNYSFTMEAVDKLGKEDKCDDMASKKERIRNKDRPAMQLYQPGARIRTHTGCTSKTYDCSGKSFEDALDKKYEADNSAGGGSEKSEEAE, from the exons GGAGCTGATGCAA GCCTCAGCAGCCAGCGGTACAAGGCACCTGTAAGCTTAGGTCGGGCCACACGGGAGGAGAGGAATGGACAACACCTGCCGTCCCCTCCCCACTGGAGTTCCCGAAAGCGCCTCGCCCCGCCGCCAGGGAGGAACGGGGCCGGCAACGGTGCTACCGACACCGCACAGCCCGCGCCGCCCTTACCGGAGTGGGGCGGGGCAGCACCGCGCGCCCCACGGCCGACGCGCGCGAGATTCTGCCGGGCCACCCGCGAGTTCGCGCGAGGTTTCCGCTTGGCTGTGGGCAGCGGCGGCAGCCGCGGTGGCTCCATGCGGTCGGAGCGAGAGGTCGGGCCGGGGCTGACGCGGGGCGGCGGCCGTGAGAAGTGGCCCATGGACATCCCGCAGCGGCGGGAGTCGCCACGCCGCGACCCGGACTCCGCGCCGCCAAACCCTCCGCAGCCGCCACCACCTTCCCCGCCGTccgcgctgccgccgccgcttcACTCGGCGCCGGTGAAACAGCGAGAGGAGAAAAAAACGGCTCTGAGCAAA GTGGTTATTCGACGACTTCCTCCTTGTCTAACTAAGGAGCAACTTGAGGAACAGCTACATCCCCTACCTGCCCATGATTATTTTGAGTTTTGCACTGCTGATCCCAG CCTTTATCCTCATCTCTACTCAAGAGCATACATTAACTTTAGAAACCCTGAGGACATCCTTCTTTTTAGAGATCGCTTTGATGGCTATGTCTTCATTGATAATAAAG GTTTGGAGTACCCTGCAGTGGTTGAATTTGCTCCGTTCCAGAAGATTTCCaaaaagaagctgaagaagaagGATGCTAAAGCTGGGAGCATTGAAGATG ATCCAGAATATAGGAAATTTTTAGAGAGTTATTGTGTTGATGAAGAAAAAATCTGTGCCAATCCTGAGATTCTTTTGGGAGAGATTGAGGCCAAAACAAGGGAACTCATTG CTAGAAGAACAACACCCCTTTtggaatatattaaaaatagaaaattagAAAAGCAG AGAATACgcgaagagaaaagagaagaacgAAGGCGGAGGGAACTGGAGAAGAAACGTCTgcgagaggaagagaaaaggaaacgcagagaagaagaaagacgtaaaagaaaagaagtggagaagcaaaagaaaatttctgaaaaagaaataaggatCAAG CTTCTCAAGAAGCCTGAAAAAGGAGATGAACTGACCAGTGAAAAGTACAAAGAAAAAGGTGAAGAAGCTGACATTGAGGAAAACAAATGGGATAAATCACCTGGATCTGGGAGCATAAAACACAAATCTTTGGAAGCTTCACTAAAAGAACTTAAGGAAAA GTCACAAAATGATAGTGACAAAGAGCAAAGAGATTTGGAGAGAAGATTTCGAGAAAAAGAACCTGAAAGACAAAGGTATCAATTGGATGATGGCAGAAAGCATAGAGCTCACTGTGAGTTTGACAAGTTTGTGAGAAGGAATGAAGAAGAGCTGAAATGGGGGAAAGGATACAACCaagacagaggaaagaaagggaactACAACTACAGCTTCACTATGGAGGCAGTAGACAAACTGGGTAAAGAGGACAAGTGTGATGACATGGCATCCAAAAAGGAGCGCATAAGAAATAAG GATCGCCCAGCCATGCAGTTATACCAGCCAGGAGCTCGCATTCGAACTCATACGGGATGTACAAGTAAAACCTATGACTGCAGTGGGAAATCTTTTGAAGATGCTCTTGATAAAAAGTATGAGGCAGATAATTCAGCTGGAGGTGGTTCTGAGAAGAGCGAAGAAGCAGAGTAA